Proteins co-encoded in one Gossypium arboreum isolate Shixiya-1 chromosome 11, ASM2569848v2, whole genome shotgun sequence genomic window:
- the LOC108454776 gene encoding probable auxin efflux carrier component 1c — translation MITITDFYHVMTAMVPLYVAMVLAYGSVKWWKIFTPDQCSGINRFVALFAVPLLSFHFIASNDPYSMNFRFIAADTLQKLIVLAVLAVWTKVSKRGCLEWTITLFSLSTLPNTLVMGIPLLKGMYGDFSGSLMVQIVVLQCIIWYTLMLFLFEYRAAKMLISEQFPGTAGSIVSIHVDSDVVSLDGRQPIETEAEIKEDGKLHVTVRKSNASRSDIFSRRSHGFTSTTPRPSNLTNAEIYSLQSSRNPTPRGSSFNHTDFYSMMAGGRNSNFGSADVYGLSASRGPTPRPSNYEEDGAAAGKPRFHYQAPGGGGAATHYPVPNPGMFSPTGSKPLGGGNANGNAKRPNGHPQQKSEDGGRDLPVFVWSSSASPVSDVFGGAGHDYGAADQKDVRLAVSPGKVEGHRENREEYMEREDLSFAKGGMNGEMNKHEGDKVGDGNGKSNTMPPTGVMTRLILIMVWRKLIRNPNTYSSLIGLTWSLISFRWNVEMPAIIAKSISILSDAGLGMAMFSLGLFMALQPRIIACGNSVAAFAMAVRFLTGPAVMAAASIVVGLRGVLLRVAIVQAALPQGIVPFVFAKEYSLHPDILSTAVIFGMLIALPITLVYYILLGI, via the exons ATGATCACCATTACAGATTTCTACCATGTCATGACTGCCATGGTTCCACTTTACGTGGCCATGGTTTTAGCTTATGGCTCGGTGAAATGGTGGAAGATTTTCACTCCTGATCAGTGTTCAGGAATTAACCGTTTTGTTGCTCTCTTTGCTGTCCCTCTCCTTTCTTTTCACTTCATCGCTTCTAATGACCCTTATTCTATGAACTTTCGTTTCATAGCTGCTGATACACTTCAAAAACTTATAGTTCTTGCAGTACTTGCTGTTTGGACCAAGGTCAGTAAAAGAGGTTGTTTGGAATGGACCATTACCCTTTTTTCACTTTCTACTCTTCCAAACACTTTGGTTATGGGTATTCCTTTACTTAAAGGAATGTATGGGGATTTTTCAGGGAGTTTAATGGTGCAAATAGTTGTTCTTCAATGTATTATTTGGTACACTTTGATGCTTTTCTTGTTTGAATATAGAGCGGCTAAAATGCTTATCTCTGAGCAATTTCCCGGCACAGCAGGCTCTATTGTTTCTATCCATGTTGATTCAGATGTCGTGTCGCTTGATGGTCGACAACCTATTGAAACCGAAGCTGAGATTAAAGAAGATGGTAAGCTTCATGTTACTGTCAGAAAATCCAATGCTTCAAGATCAGATATTTTCTCAAGAAGGTCCCATGGTTTTACATCTACAACTCCACGTCCTTCGAATCTAACCAATGCTGAGATATACTCTTTGCAATCATCGAGGAACCCAACACCAAGAGGCTCGAGCTTTAACCACACTGATTTTTATTCCATGATGGCTGGGGGACGCAATTCAAATTTCGGTTCTGCAGATGTTTACGGTTTGTCTGCTTCGCGTGGACCAACTCCGAGACCATCCAACTATGAAGAGGATGGTGCAGCCGCTGGTAAACCGAGGTTCCATTACCAAGCACCAGGCGGTGGTGGCGCTGCAACCCATTATCCGGTTCCTAATCCTGGTATGTTTTCGCCGACTGGTTCTAAACCCCTCGGTGGTGGTAATGCAAATGGAAATGCAAAGAGGCCTAATGGTCATCCCCAACAAAAGTCTGAAGATGGTGGTAGGGATCTTCCAGTGTTTGTTTGGAGTTCTAGCGCTTCTCCTGTTTCCGATGTCTTTGGCGGTGCCGGCCATGATTACGGCGCTGCCGACCAGAAAGATGTTAGATTGGCTGTCTCCCCAGGGAAAG TTGAAGGGCATAGAGAGAATCGTGAAGAGTACATGGAAAGAGAAGACTTGAGCTTCGCTAAAGGAGGAATGAACGGAGAAATGAACAAACACGAAGGTGACAAGGTGGGGGATGGCAATGGCAAGTCCAATACAATGCCTCCAACAGGTGTAATGACAAGGCTGATACTGATCATGGTCTGGAGAAAGCTTATAAGGAATCCCAACACCTATTCAAGCTTGATAGGTCTCACTTGGTCTTTAATCTCGTTCAG GTGGAATGTAGAAATGCCAGCGATTATAGCAAAGTCCATTTCAATTCTGTCAGATGCAGGACTTGGCATGGCCATGTTCAGTCTCG GTCTGTTCATGGCATTGCAACCAAGGATCATAGCATGTGGGAATTCGGTTGCAGCTTTTGCAATGGCCGTGAGATTCCTTACAGGTCCAGCTGTCATGGCAGCCGCTTCCATTGTTGTTGGTCTCCGTGGCGTTCTCTTACGGGTTGCCATTGTCCAG GCAGCTCTTCCTCAAGGAATAGTACCCTTTGTCTTTGCAAAGGAATACAGCCTGCACCCTGATATTCTCAGCACAGC TGTAATCTTTGGGATGCTAATAGCTTTGCCCATAACACTTGTCTACTATATATTATTGGGGATATAA